From a single Miscanthus floridulus cultivar M001 chromosome 8, ASM1932011v1, whole genome shotgun sequence genomic region:
- the LOC136477492 gene encoding galacturonosyltransferase 8-like gives MVAGGGNPGRPVAVLALLLLLLAAAGAGSAAVNGDRLRAEQIRKQASDAAASAAALAAASRRLHLDRARHLRLLSSLHRNLTNTLRALSIAAESACASDPSSDSAAASANVSSSRQLDLQAKDLIRAARAAISNSKSLFDPQLKIQRLKDTIFAQNELLARAKKRGAFASLIAAKSIPKPLHCLAVRLTAERIARPEQYADPVPPPRALEDPALFHYAIFSDNVLAASCVVRSAVANSNDPSKHVFHVVTDRMNLGAMQVIIRRMDLKGAHYEVKAFEDYKFLNSSYVPVLRQLESANLQKFYFENKLENATKDASNMKFRNPKYLSMLNHLRFYLPEMYPKLHRILFLDDDVVVQRDLTGLWKIDMDGKVNGAVETCFGSFHRYAQYMNFSHPLIKAKFNPNACGWAYGMNFFDLDSWRREKCTEQYHYWQNQNENRTLWKLGTLPPGLITFYSTTKPLEKSWHVLGLGYNPSISMEEIRNAAVVHFNGNMKPWLDIGMNQFRHLWTKYVDYDDSYIRQCNFAPP, from the exons ATGGTAGCCGGCGGCGGGAACCCCGGGCGACCTGTCGCCGTCCTCgctctcctcctcctactcctcgccGCGGCCGGGGCCGGGTCCGCGGCCGTGAACGGGGACCGCCTCCGGGCGGAGCAGATCCGGAAGCAGGCCTCGGACGCGGCCGCATccgccgccgcgctcgccgcgGCGTCGCGCCGCCTCCACCTCGACCGCGCGCGACACCTCCGCCTCCTCTCCTCGCTCCACCGCAACCTCACCAACACGCTCCGCGCGCTCTCCATAGCCGCCGAATCCGCCTGCGCCTCAGACCCTTCCTCCgactccgccgccgcctcggccAACGTTTCGTCCTCCCGCCAGCTCGACCTCCAGGCCAAGGACCTCATCCGCGCCGCGCGCGCCGCCATCTCCAACTCCAAGTCGCTCTTCGACCCGCAGCTCAAGATCCAGCGCCTCAAGGACACCATCTTCGCGCAGAACGAGCTGCTCGCGCGCGCCAAGAAGCGCGGCGCCTTCGCCTCCCTCATCGCCGCCAAGTCCATCCCCAAGCCGCTCCACTGCCTCGCCGTCCGCCTCACCGCCGAGCGGATCGCCAGGCCCGAACAGTACGCGGACCCGGTGCCGCCGCCGCGGGCGCTCGAGGACCCCGCACTCTTCCACTATGCAATCTTCTCCGACAACGTGCTCGCGGCCTCATGCGTCGTGCGCTCCGCCGTAGCCAACTCCAACGATCCCTCTAAGCACGTCTTCCATGTTGTCACCGACCGGATGAACCTCGGCGCCATGCAG GTGATAATACGCCGAATGGACTTAAAAGGTGCACACTATGAGGTCAAAGCATTTGAGGATTACAAATTTCTCAACTCCTCATACGTTCCTGTGCTCCGGCAACTGGAGTCAGCAAACCTCCAGAAATTCTATTTTGAGAACAAGCTTGAGAACGCCACCAAAGATGCTAGCAATATGAAGTTTAGGAATCCCAAATATCTGTCTATGCTTAATCACTTGCGATTCTATTTGCCGGAGATGTACCCAAAGCTACACCGCATTCTTTTCCTGGATGATGATGTCGTGGTACAGAGGGATCTTACAGGACTCTGGAAGATTGACATGGATGGGAAGGTGAATGGGGCAGTAGAAACATGCTTTGGATCTTTTCATCGATATGCACAGTATATGAACTTCTCACACCCCCTTATCAAAGCAAAGTTTAATCCTAATGCCTGTGGTTGGGCATACGGAATGAATTTCTTTGATCTTGATTCTTGGAGGAGGGAGAAGTGTACTGAGCAATACCATTATTGGCAGAATCAG AATGAGAACCGGACATTATGGAAGCTAGGAACGCTACCCCCAGGCTTAATCACTTTCTACTCCACCACAAAACCTCTGGAGAAATCTTGGCATGTTCTTGGACTTGGATACAATCCAAGCATCAGCATGGAGGAGATTAGAAATGCTGCTGTTGTGCATTTCAACGGCAACATGAAGCCCTGGCTTGACATCGGTATGAACCAGTTCAGGCACCTTTGGACAAAGTATGTGGACTATGATGACTCATATATTCGTCAATGCAATTTCGCACCACCATAG